One region of Acaryochloris thomasi RCC1774 genomic DNA includes:
- a CDS encoding PD-(D/E)XK nuclease family protein — protein sequence MPVNQTPQNLELRITAESMGSIWQISQNHLSQFARCQRKFQYRYLEQWGLPTVDAQRERQILGSQFHYLLQQQSMGLDIQPFLQENPPLQQWFDALQQSPPPSIAGERQSEHQKTMVCEGFTLVAVYDLLIQNSQQAQILDWKTYTRPRDLKALCRDWQTKLYPYLLVETTGYSPEQISMVYWFAQVRGKASHSLVLPYDSDRHQQTHQELVTMLRQLRHSLVGYERGQPFSQVQIEDGQCDGRQHTCPFLVRCRGRSDLFVGGNDLDAIAEMPL from the coding sequence ATGCCTGTAAACCAGACGCCGCAAAATCTCGAATTGAGGATCACTGCCGAGTCGATGGGTTCAATCTGGCAAATTTCTCAAAATCATCTCAGTCAATTCGCCCGATGTCAGCGGAAGTTTCAATATCGCTATCTTGAGCAGTGGGGATTACCCACGGTCGATGCTCAGCGAGAACGGCAGATCCTCGGCTCACAGTTTCACTATTTACTGCAGCAGCAGTCCATGGGACTCGATATCCAACCCTTTCTCCAGGAGAACCCACCTCTACAGCAGTGGTTTGATGCGCTACAGCAGTCTCCGCCCCCCTCAATTGCGGGTGAACGCCAAAGTGAGCACCAGAAAACAATGGTCTGTGAGGGCTTCACGCTGGTAGCGGTGTACGATTTACTGATTCAAAACAGTCAGCAGGCTCAAATCTTAGACTGGAAGACCTATACTCGTCCTCGTGACTTAAAGGCTTTGTGCCGTGACTGGCAAACCAAGCTGTATCCCTATTTGCTTGTAGAAACCACCGGTTACAGTCCAGAACAGATTTCGATGGTTTATTGGTTTGCACAAGTGCGGGGCAAGGCGTCTCACTCTCTAGTGTTGCCCTATGATTCAGATCGGCATCAGCAGACGCACCAAGAATTGGTGACAATGCTACGGCAGTTGCGGCATAGCCTGGTTGGCTATGAACGTGGTCAGCCTTTCTCTCAAGTGCAGATCGAAGATGGACAGTGCGATGGTCGCCAGCACACCTGCCCTTTTCTGGTCCGCTGTCGTGGTCGTAGCGATCTGTTTGTGGGGGGGAATGATTTAGATGCGATCGCAGAGATGCCACTATAG
- a CDS encoding glycosyltransferase family 4 protein has protein sequence MPYHLVAFVVAALVVLVTTPIVKKIGLKSGYVDLPNPRKVHSRPMVRLGGISIFLGSLTALMLVWFAGGFGYLPPPSEYEIWGVTFGGLLFFVIGLLDDLFTLSAKSRLVMQLGVATMAWTMGVRIEFFTVPFIEPSLINLGLWSLPVTLVWLVGMTNAINFTDGLDGLAAGISGIAAVVMLITSLFMNQPAAAILAAALAGGALGFLRYNFNPAQIFMGDGGAYFLGFTLAGIGVIGLVKTVTTVAVVLPFLILAVPILDTSTVVANRLLRGQSPFAADKRHLHHRLLDAGLSQRRIVLFIYALTFWVGSIAMAYAGVPWGKVYAVIATLLLVYACWQALKRVVRSKKQLKIELSKTDQPLSDPVSDQDSL, from the coding sequence ATGCCCTATCATCTAGTTGCCTTCGTTGTGGCCGCTCTAGTTGTGCTTGTGACGACGCCGATCGTTAAGAAGATTGGTCTTAAAAGTGGCTACGTTGACCTGCCGAACCCCCGAAAAGTACACAGTCGCCCGATGGTGCGTCTGGGGGGTATTTCAATCTTTTTAGGCAGTTTGACGGCGCTGATGCTGGTCTGGTTTGCCGGAGGCTTTGGGTATCTGCCGCCCCCTTCTGAGTACGAAATCTGGGGGGTTACCTTCGGCGGGCTGCTATTTTTTGTGATTGGGCTGCTGGATGATTTATTCACGCTGTCTGCCAAGTCGCGGCTGGTGATGCAGCTCGGTGTGGCCACAATGGCCTGGACCATGGGCGTCCGCATTGAGTTTTTCACCGTCCCCTTTATTGAGCCGAGCTTGATTAATCTGGGGCTTTGGAGTTTGCCGGTGACGCTGGTGTGGTTGGTGGGTATGACCAATGCGATCAACTTTACGGATGGCTTGGATGGTCTTGCTGCGGGCATCTCTGGGATTGCAGCGGTGGTGATGCTGATTACCAGTCTGTTCATGAATCAGCCTGCTGCTGCTATTCTGGCGGCGGCGCTGGCAGGGGGAGCGCTAGGCTTTCTGCGCTATAACTTCAATCCGGCCCAAATTTTTATGGGGGATGGCGGCGCTTACTTCTTGGGCTTTACGCTGGCGGGAATTGGCGTAATTGGTCTGGTGAAGACGGTGACGACTGTGGCGGTGGTGCTGCCGTTTTTGATTCTGGCTGTCCCGATTCTCGATACGTCAACGGTGGTTGCCAATCGCCTTTTGCGCGGTCAATCTCCCTTTGCGGCGGATAAGCGTCATCTCCATCACCGACTTTTAGATGCGGGACTGTCTCAGCGGCGCATTGTTTTGTTTATCTATGCGCTGACGTTCTGGGTTGGGAGCATCGCGATGGCCTATGCCGGGGTTCCGTGGGGCAAGGTTTATGCTGTGATCGCAACACTACTGCTGGTCTATGCCTGCTGGCAAGCGCTCAAGCGCGTCGTCCGCTCTAAAAAACAGCTTAAGATCGAATTATCCAAAACGGATCAACCCCTATCGGATCCTGTCTCTGATCAGGACTCACTCTGA
- a CDS encoding UDP-glucuronic acid decarboxylase family protein, with the protein MRILVTGGAGFIGSHLIDRLMAANHDVVCLDNFYTGRKQNLLKWINHPFFELIRHDITEPIRLEVDQIYHLACPASPVHYQSNPVKTVKTNVMGTLYMLGLAKRVKARFLLASTSEVYGDPAVHPQPETYWGNVNPIGIRSCYDEGKRVAETLTFDYHRQNQVDVRVARIFNTYGPRMLFQDGRVVSNFVAQALQGEALTVYGSGEQTRSFCYVSDLVEGLIRLMNSDQTGPINLGNPDEYTILQLAKQIQNLINPEASIKFEPLPMDDPQRRRPDISQAQKHLGWQPMVPLSEGLQQTVEDFSNRLSDRVSPA; encoded by the coding sequence ATGAGAATTTTAGTCACGGGCGGGGCGGGTTTTATTGGGTCACACCTAATCGACCGCCTCATGGCGGCAAATCACGATGTCGTCTGTCTCGATAATTTTTACACGGGTCGTAAACAAAACTTACTCAAGTGGATCAATCATCCTTTTTTTGAGCTGATTCGACATGACATTACAGAACCCATTCGTCTCGAAGTTGATCAGATATATCACCTAGCTTGTCCGGCTTCGCCCGTTCACTATCAGTCCAACCCCGTCAAAACCGTCAAAACGAACGTGATGGGCACGCTCTACATGCTGGGCTTAGCCAAGCGGGTCAAGGCCCGCTTTCTTTTGGCCTCGACCTCAGAGGTCTATGGCGATCCTGCGGTACATCCCCAACCCGAAACCTACTGGGGTAACGTTAACCCCATTGGTATTCGCAGCTGCTATGACGAAGGTAAACGGGTGGCTGAGACTCTCACATTTGATTATCACCGTCAAAATCAAGTCGATGTTCGCGTAGCTCGAATTTTCAACACCTATGGCCCCCGAATGCTGTTCCAAGATGGCCGAGTCGTCAGCAATTTCGTGGCTCAGGCTCTGCAGGGCGAGGCGCTCACGGTTTATGGGTCGGGGGAACAGACCCGCAGCTTCTGCTACGTTTCTGATTTGGTTGAAGGGCTGATCCGGCTCATGAATAGTGACCAAACAGGACCCATCAACCTAGGGAACCCCGACGAATATACGATCCTTCAGCTTGCCAAACAAATCCAAAATCTTATTAATCCCGAAGCATCTATTAAATTTGAACCGCTGCCAATGGATGATCCCCAACGTCGCCGCCCAGACATTTCCCAGGCTCAGAAGCACCTAGGCTGGCAGCCGATGGTGCCACTTTCTGAAGGCCTTCAGCAAACCGTCGAGGATTTCTCCAATCGTCTATCGGATAGGGTAAGTCCAGCCTAG
- a CDS encoding GNAT family N-acetyltransferase, with amino-acid sequence MFASKTPRIITRTNDEDLVLPALNQLFAKAGQPVRDLAKLEIALQNSLLFVTARILRDDAVVGFVRVTGDGVFNAAIWDFVVDPSLSNGEDIKKMLLQRLKQEIRRTGLQCSVTIFAQPEDVAFLQKANFSEDQDGIQAMALRRGLLKWRSPF; translated from the coding sequence TTGTTTGCAAGCAAAACACCCCGCATTATTACAAGGACTAATGACGAAGATTTAGTCCTACCCGCTTTAAATCAACTGTTTGCCAAGGCTGGGCAGCCCGTTCGTGATCTCGCAAAGCTAGAGATAGCACTTCAGAATTCACTCCTGTTCGTAACGGCCCGCATACTTCGAGACGACGCGGTAGTGGGATTTGTCCGCGTCACTGGGGATGGCGTTTTCAACGCCGCGATCTGGGACTTTGTTGTTGATCCCAGCCTGTCCAACGGTGAAGACATCAAAAAGATGCTGCTGCAGCGCCTAAAGCAAGAAATTCGACGGACAGGGCTTCAATGCTCCGTCACAATTTTTGCGCAGCCAGAAGATGTTGCTTTCTTACAGAAGGCTAATTTTAGTGAAGATCAAGATGGTATTCAAGCAATGGCCCTCCGCCGAGGGTTATTGAAGTGGCGTTCGCCATTTTAG
- a CDS encoding COG1470 family protein, which yields MSHFRCDVTPITTPEHPHILSIGETLTIELSIENQSSEVRRLHLVGSQLPENCYTIHYPDVQVWTGLVVKFNSLELEPGQVGRVQVQIHPPQGAPTQRQQLTLALHSDHLSDAMDVQQTVYLYVEPAHDLLVMLEPKSQAIRGEVGHYQILLKNNGSVHRQLTAQVRSLNRKSLAVYALEPFVINLAPETEIYVALEVRPKKPARFQWGRPRREKFELGLEDHDGLPLPSKLPQGSLTWQLQGSLPRLLLPLVLGATAAAALIGIFWGRQSEVPKIASLQVIATSEATQEEAVRLNWTIKNPKQLQKLVLMRQDSTGQQTLQTLDFSQGIPEKLRQKNAARGFCQLSAESKPKTLTCKNVLAPIPNTQLHRFQLQSFGRRSVTQPADSKLTEAVAIQSNPVPKVVAFFSPNTVYTSDQKSTGVLVAQASNQGKTENSKAGVLLNWEITNAQRIKELQLRSSNGQLRTYDLQSGELPPALAKHCSFGEMLICKQVPTQTQQPGDYVFKLTAFPKGRLAKATAPKATGPIKVNPQPLRIASFRINGQDVTDKYIYDVAKLGPQAKLDLDWKLEGGNEVRAAIFPAPGAVPTVGKTTVQLNPLFQKGTLFLQAVDASGQQIKQAVAIEFRNQPSTAKSLPASPKPPPQSVAVRPPQPAPASPLSRPASPKVSPPAPAAQPVFKPAPVRQRPVATAPPPRPSSELLSEANAIIRGLVLARNDGKIAINGATWRKTQDAIRLLRQGYSRSEAAQRSGVPLWKLDTLVAIGKR from the coding sequence ATGAGTCATTTCAGGTGTGACGTCACACCCATTACGACCCCAGAGCATCCCCACATCCTGTCCATTGGCGAGACGCTGACGATTGAACTCTCGATCGAGAATCAATCAAGCGAAGTTAGGCGTCTTCATCTCGTCGGTAGCCAACTCCCTGAGAATTGTTACACCATTCATTATCCAGATGTTCAGGTTTGGACGGGTTTGGTCGTGAAGTTCAACAGTTTGGAACTAGAGCCGGGGCAGGTCGGCCGAGTTCAGGTTCAGATTCACCCCCCCCAGGGGGCTCCGACCCAACGGCAGCAATTAACGCTTGCTCTTCACTCAGATCACCTTTCTGATGCTATGGACGTGCAGCAAACGGTGTATTTATACGTGGAGCCTGCCCATGATTTGCTGGTGATGCTCGAACCGAAGTCCCAAGCCATTAGAGGAGAGGTTGGGCACTATCAGATTCTTCTAAAAAATAATGGTTCTGTCCACCGACAGCTCACTGCTCAGGTTCGAAGCCTTAATCGCAAAAGTCTTGCAGTTTATGCGCTAGAGCCATTCGTAATTAATCTGGCACCCGAGACTGAAATCTATGTAGCTTTGGAAGTACGGCCTAAAAAGCCGGCCCGTTTTCAGTGGGGACGTCCTCGCCGCGAAAAATTTGAGCTGGGTTTAGAAGATCATGATGGGTTGCCGCTGCCGAGTAAGCTGCCCCAGGGCTCTCTGACATGGCAACTTCAGGGAAGTCTGCCGCGGCTCCTATTGCCGCTGGTTTTGGGTGCTACAGCTGCCGCTGCGTTGATCGGGATATTTTGGGGGCGACAGTCAGAAGTCCCCAAGATTGCCTCTCTGCAGGTTATTGCTACTTCTGAAGCAACGCAGGAAGAGGCTGTTCGCCTTAACTGGACAATTAAGAACCCCAAGCAACTCCAGAAGCTTGTTCTGATGCGGCAAGATAGCACTGGCCAGCAGACGCTGCAAACCCTTGATTTTAGCCAAGGTATCCCTGAGAAATTGCGTCAAAAAAATGCAGCGCGTGGGTTCTGTCAACTCAGCGCTGAATCCAAACCAAAAACGCTAACCTGCAAAAATGTTCTAGCGCCGATTCCCAATACTCAACTCCACCGGTTTCAACTTCAGAGCTTTGGGCGGCGGTCCGTGACTCAGCCTGCTGATTCAAAACTGACTGAAGCTGTCGCCATCCAGTCGAACCCTGTTCCTAAAGTTGTGGCTTTCTTCTCACCCAACACCGTATACACTTCTGACCAAAAAAGTACGGGCGTTTTAGTTGCCCAGGCGTCGAATCAGGGCAAAACAGAGAACAGCAAGGCCGGTGTCCTTCTCAATTGGGAGATTACTAACGCCCAGCGGATCAAAGAACTTCAGTTGAGAAGCTCGAACGGTCAATTGCGAACCTATGATCTGCAGTCTGGTGAGCTACCCCCAGCGTTGGCAAAGCACTGCTCCTTTGGGGAGATGTTGATTTGCAAGCAAGTGCCAACCCAGACCCAACAACCTGGCGATTATGTTTTTAAGCTGACGGCATTTCCTAAAGGGCGGCTGGCTAAAGCAACGGCACCGAAGGCTACTGGCCCCATTAAGGTGAATCCACAGCCTCTGCGCATTGCGAGCTTCCGTATTAATGGTCAGGATGTGACGGACAAGTACATTTATGATGTGGCGAAGCTAGGTCCTCAGGCCAAGCTGGATCTTGATTGGAAACTAGAGGGCGGTAATGAGGTCAGGGCCGCTATTTTCCCAGCGCCTGGTGCGGTGCCCACGGTGGGAAAAACCACCGTTCAGCTCAATCCGCTTTTTCAGAAGGGGACGCTCTTTCTGCAGGCAGTCGATGCGAGTGGTCAGCAAATCAAGCAGGCCGTCGCCATTGAGTTCCGAAATCAGCCGTCAACAGCTAAAAGTTTGCCTGCTTCACCTAAACCCCCCCCTCAATCGGTGGCAGTTCGTCCACCGCAGCCAGCGCCTGCTTCGCCTTTGAGTCGCCCAGCTTCACCGAAAGTAAGTCCTCCTGCGCCTGCTGCCCAACCCGTGTTCAAACCTGCGCCGGTCCGTCAGAGGCCGGTGGCGACAGCTCCCCCGCCTCGTCCTTCGAGTGAGTTGCTATCAGAGGCAAACGCCATCATTCGGGGGCTAGTGTTGGCCCGCAATGATGGCAAGATTGCTATTAACGGTGCGACTTGGCGAAAAACCCAAGATGCAATTCGATTGTTGCGTCAGGGATACAGTCGGTCTGAAGCGGCCCAGCGCTCAGGAGTTCCTCTCTGGAAGCTCGACACGCTAGTGGCCATTGGCAAACGGTAA
- a CDS encoding UDP-glucose dehydrogenase family protein: MKVCVIGTGYVGLVTGACLAHVGHHVICVDNNAEKVKLMQSGQSPIYEPGLSEVLQSAIAAGTIEFTTDLAAGVHHGEVLFIAVGTPPLPSGESDTQYVEAVARGIGQNLNGGYKVIVNKSTVPIGSGDWVRMVIVDGLTESQTAAKDAKFDVVSNPEFLREGSAIYDTFNPDRIVLGSNVPEAIAIMKELYAPIVNHEASEDKTLPPVPVLVTELNSAEMVKYAANAFLATKISFINEVANICDRVGADVLQVAQGIGLDSRIGNKFLQAGLGWGGSCFPKDVAALVHTADDYGYEAVLLKATVQTNQHQRLLVVEKLQQTLKILKGKTIGLLGLTFKPDTDDMRDAPALTLTEALTRLGAKVKAYDPLISQSEIRHTLSNITVEADIEKLAAGCDALVLVTDWQQFQSLDYNRLASLMNNPILIDGRNFLNKAALKKAGFSYVGIGH; this comes from the coding sequence ATGAAGGTCTGCGTAATTGGAACTGGCTACGTCGGTCTAGTAACCGGTGCTTGTCTTGCCCATGTCGGTCATCACGTCATTTGCGTTGACAACAATGCAGAGAAAGTCAAACTCATGCAGTCAGGGCAGTCTCCCATCTATGAGCCTGGGCTGTCTGAGGTTTTGCAGTCCGCTATCGCAGCAGGCACAATTGAATTTACGACGGACTTAGCTGCAGGGGTGCATCACGGTGAGGTGCTCTTTATTGCGGTCGGTACGCCACCATTACCCAGTGGCGAAAGTGATACACAGTATGTTGAGGCGGTGGCGCGAGGCATTGGCCAAAACCTCAACGGTGGCTATAAGGTCATTGTCAACAAATCAACGGTTCCCATTGGTTCTGGGGATTGGGTGCGCATGGTCATTGTTGATGGCTTGACAGAGAGTCAAACTGCGGCGAAAGATGCCAAATTTGATGTGGTCAGCAATCCTGAGTTTTTACGAGAAGGCTCGGCCATCTACGACACCTTCAATCCAGATCGAATTGTGCTGGGTAGCAATGTTCCTGAGGCAATTGCGATCATGAAAGAGCTCTATGCCCCCATTGTCAATCATGAGGCCAGTGAAGATAAAACTTTGCCGCCGGTGCCGGTTCTGGTGACGGAGCTGAATTCCGCTGAGATGGTGAAGTATGCGGCCAATGCTTTTTTGGCGACCAAAATTAGCTTCATCAATGAAGTCGCTAATATTTGCGATCGCGTCGGGGCTGACGTCCTCCAAGTCGCCCAGGGGATTGGTTTAGACTCTAGAATCGGCAACAAATTTCTGCAGGCAGGCTTAGGCTGGGGCGGCTCCTGCTTTCCTAAAGATGTGGCAGCCCTTGTCCATACCGCCGACGACTACGGCTATGAAGCAGTACTTTTAAAGGCAACCGTACAGACGAATCAGCATCAGCGGTTACTAGTGGTTGAAAAGCTGCAGCAGACCCTTAAGATTTTAAAGGGCAAAACCATTGGGCTGCTGGGACTGACCTTTAAGCCCGATACTGATGATATGCGTGATGCCCCCGCCCTTACCCTCACCGAAGCCCTCACCCGTCTTGGCGCCAAAGTCAAAGCCTATGATCCACTGATTTCTCAGTCAGAAATCCGTCACACTTTATCCAATATTACAGTTGAGGCAGATATCGAGAAACTAGCTGCTGGCTGCGATGCTCTCGTTCTCGTGACCGATTGGCAACAATTCCAGTCACTCGACTACAACCGATTGGCCTCATTGATGAACAATCCGATCCTCATTGATGGCCGCAACTTCCTCAATAAAGCAGCCCTCAAAAAAGCAGGTTTCAGCTACGTCGGCATTGGCCACTGA
- a CDS encoding ABC transporter ATP-binding protein yields MIEVEHLSKIYGSTTAIKDVTFRAEPGEILGLLGPNGAGKTTTMRILAGYLPATNGEARIAGYEVHDKPMAVRQRIGYLPETPPLYLDMTVAGYLYFVSRIKGVPAGDRNSQVDWALDRCQLLKKRHVLIHKLSKGFRQRVGIAQAIVHDPPAIILDEPTVGLDPRQIISVRNLIKTLAENKTVLLSTHILPEVSMTCNRVAIINQGEVVAVGSLEDLMAQRIGGTAYDLDVQGARTDIEGQLNSIGGIKSVKWLSDETETRQQVRVTSGLGIEPGPQIASALAEKDLPLFEMRRVAKSLEDVFLNLTTEEQKPTDDVDPMEEELT; encoded by the coding sequence ATGATTGAGGTTGAGCACCTAAGCAAAATCTATGGCTCAACAACGGCAATCAAAGATGTCACCTTTAGGGCTGAGCCGGGTGAGATTTTAGGACTTTTGGGCCCCAATGGCGCAGGAAAGACCACGACGATGCGAATCCTAGCAGGTTACCTACCGGCCACCAACGGTGAAGCCCGCATTGCAGGATATGAAGTCCATGACAAACCGATGGCTGTACGTCAGCGGATCGGATATCTACCGGAAACACCGCCGCTGTACCTAGATATGACGGTGGCAGGTTACCTCTATTTTGTCTCGCGGATTAAGGGTGTGCCTGCAGGCGATCGCAACTCCCAAGTAGACTGGGCCCTGGATCGATGCCAGCTTCTCAAAAAGCGGCACGTCCTCATCCATAAGCTGTCAAAGGGCTTTCGACAGCGCGTAGGCATTGCGCAAGCTATTGTTCACGATCCACCCGCCATTATCTTAGATGAGCCAACCGTGGGCTTAGATCCACGTCAGATAATCTCTGTGCGAAATCTCATCAAAACCTTGGCGGAGAACAAGACGGTGCTACTTTCGACCCACATTTTGCCCGAGGTCAGCATGACCTGTAACCGAGTCGCCATTATTAATCAGGGCGAAGTCGTCGCCGTGGGTTCCCTGGAAGACTTAATGGCTCAGCGTATCGGGGGTACAGCCTATGACCTTGATGTGCAAGGCGCTCGCACTGACATTGAAGGCCAACTAAACTCAATCGGAGGGATCAAATCCGTGAAGTGGTTATCCGATGAGACAGAAACGCGACAGCAGGTTCGGGTGACCTCTGGATTAGGAATAGAGCCAGGGCCGCAGATTGCCTCAGCGCTGGCAGAGAAAGATCTGCCACTTTTTGAGATGCGTCGAGTCGCAAAAAGTTTAGAAGATGTATTTTTAAACCTCACCACGGAAGAACAAAAGCCAACCGATGACGTGGATCCGATGGAGGAGGAGCTTACATGA
- the glyA gene encoding serine hydroxymethyltransferase, with translation MTQTSLDILSTTDPTVAGILQQELQRQRDHLELIASENFTSAAVLAAQGTVLTNKYAEGLPGKRYYGGCEHIDTVEQLAIDRVKELFGAAHANVQPHSGAQANFAVFLALLKPGDTIMGMDLSHGGHLTHGSPVNVSGKWFNVVQYGVDPETEQLNFDLIRQVALEHRPKMIICGYSAYSRIIDFEQFRAIADEVGAYLLADMAHIAGLVASGHHPNPVPICDVVTTTTHKTLRGPRGGLILTRDPDLGKKFDKAVFPGTQGGPLEHVIAAKAVAFGEALQPEFKTYAGHVIENAQALAKQLQERGFKIVSDGTDNHVMLVDLRSIGMTGKQADLLMGQVRITTNKNTVPFDPESPFVTSGLRLGSPAMTTRGMGVTEFTEIANIIADRLLSPEDESVAQACIDRVGQLCDRFPLYPHLQNLVPVTA, from the coding sequence GTGACACAAACCAGCCTAGATATTCTGTCAACGACTGATCCGACCGTTGCCGGTATTCTGCAGCAAGAACTGCAGCGCCAGCGCGATCACCTAGAGCTGATCGCTAGCGAAAACTTCACTTCAGCAGCCGTTCTCGCAGCTCAAGGCACGGTCCTCACCAATAAATACGCCGAAGGTCTGCCCGGAAAACGCTACTACGGCGGCTGTGAGCACATTGATACGGTGGAGCAGCTCGCCATTGATCGCGTTAAAGAACTCTTCGGTGCTGCCCACGCCAACGTTCAGCCCCACTCCGGCGCACAGGCCAACTTTGCGGTCTTCCTTGCGCTGCTGAAGCCTGGTGACACGATCATGGGTATGGATCTGTCCCACGGTGGCCACTTGACCCACGGTTCCCCCGTCAACGTTTCAGGGAAGTGGTTCAATGTTGTGCAATATGGCGTCGATCCAGAAACCGAGCAGCTCAATTTTGATCTGATTCGTCAGGTGGCCCTTGAGCATCGGCCCAAGATGATTATCTGTGGCTATTCAGCCTATTCCCGCATTATTGATTTTGAACAGTTCCGCGCCATTGCTGATGAGGTCGGAGCCTACCTGCTGGCCGATATGGCTCATATTGCTGGCTTAGTGGCCTCGGGACATCATCCTAATCCTGTTCCTATTTGTGATGTGGTCACCACTACGACCCACAAAACTTTGCGGGGACCTCGAGGTGGCCTGATTTTGACCCGCGACCCTGACCTTGGGAAAAAGTTTGATAAGGCGGTATTTCCAGGGACGCAGGGCGGTCCGTTAGAACACGTGATTGCGGCGAAGGCGGTGGCCTTTGGTGAGGCGCTGCAGCCTGAGTTTAAAACTTACGCGGGTCACGTGATTGAAAACGCTCAAGCGCTAGCGAAGCAGCTCCAAGAGAGAGGCTTCAAGATTGTCTCTGATGGCACGGATAACCACGTGATGCTGGTGGATCTGCGGTCCATTGGGATGACCGGCAAGCAGGCTGATTTGCTCATGGGTCAGGTGAGAATTACGACCAATAAAAATACGGTGCCGTTCGATCCTGAATCGCCTTTTGTGACCAGTGGTTTACGACTTGGCTCCCCGGCGATGACGACTCGTGGCATGGGCGTGACGGAGTTCACTGAGATTGCCAATATCATTGCCGATCGTCTCCTGAGTCCTGAAGATGAGTCGGTGGCTCAGGCCTGTATTGATCGGGTGGGGCAGCTTTGCGATCGCTTCCCGCTTTACCCCCACTTGCAAAATCTGGTGCCCGTGACCGCTTAG
- the rpsF gene encoding 30S ribosomal protein S6, translating to MVSYETMYILRPDVNEEKLDQAINKYQDILRENGVENLDTQHRGKRRLAYEIQRFREGIYIQMNYDAPGAAIAKMERAMRISEDVIRYLTLKQSPPQPQDAENDD from the coding sequence ATGGTTTCCTACGAAACGATGTATATCCTCAGACCTGACGTCAATGAGGAGAAGTTAGACCAGGCAATTAACAAGTATCAAGATATTTTGCGCGAGAATGGCGTTGAGAATCTAGATACTCAGCACCGAGGTAAGCGCCGCTTAGCCTATGAGATTCAGCGCTTTCGGGAAGGGATTTATATCCAGATGAATTACGATGCACCCGGAGCTGCGATCGCAAAGATGGAGCGTGCCATGCGCATCAGTGAAGATGTGATTCGATATCTAACCCTGAAGCAAAGTCCGCCTCAGCCCCAAGATGCAGAAAACGACGATTAA
- a CDS encoding Npun_F5560 family protein: MMNQPQQDPTALEKELKHLRQQLSARDQLVDQLSSELFRLIQAHPPLLAPAAEVTTGPLSQVDRLRQELQAVEEQIEFYQQQIDDRDAEINRLQNSCQSLSERNQMLERLIQELPEVYKHQFSDRLDQVKNKMQSLQTENQRLYSQIQQESTEEQPGIARRLLPSFGGPKNSSTS, from the coding sequence ATGATGAATCAACCACAGCAGGACCCTACCGCTTTAGAAAAAGAGCTTAAGCACCTGCGGCAGCAGCTCTCTGCCCGAGATCAGCTAGTGGATCAGCTTTCCTCTGAGTTATTTCGCCTCATTCAAGCCCACCCACCTCTGCTGGCCCCTGCAGCAGAGGTAACAACAGGACCACTCTCCCAGGTTGACCGGCTGCGCCAAGAGCTACAGGCTGTCGAAGAACAAATTGAATTCTACCAACAGCAGATCGACGATCGAGATGCTGAGATCAACCGCTTGCAAAACTCTTGTCAGTCCCTTAGTGAACGGAACCAAATGTTAGAGCGACTGATTCAAGAACTGCCCGAAGTCTATAAGCATCAGTTCTCAGACCGCCTCGATCAAGTGAAGAACAAAATGCAGTCACTCCAGACCGAGAATCAGCGCCTTTACTCACAAATCCAGCAAGAATCGACCGAAGAACAACCGGGAATTGCCCGACGCCTCCTGCCCTCTTTTGGTGGCCCCAAAAATTCCTCTACTTCATGA
- a CDS encoding Tic20 family protein, translating to MTWRGTTTVSDRIFASLPYLITLMYGIEFGRSVLEVVPALGQVLYPLIAPLAIIYAIPFASIIIFFALFLLVVRNEKISHFIRFNTMQALLISIALFLCQLVIGILSNLGGSVASIILVLNNAIFLGVLAAFFYSVVQSFRGQYAEIPTISEAVYMQVR from the coding sequence ATGACCTGGCGTGGAACAACAACCGTAAGCGATCGCATCTTTGCAAGCTTGCCTTACCTCATTACACTCATGTACGGCATTGAATTTGGTCGTTCAGTGTTGGAGGTCGTTCCGGCACTAGGACAGGTCTTGTATCCCTTGATTGCACCACTTGCAATCATTTATGCCATTCCCTTTGCTAGCATCATTATCTTTTTTGCTCTGTTCCTATTGGTGGTCAGAAATGAGAAGATTAGCCACTTCATTCGCTTTAACACCATGCAGGCACTCTTGATCAGTATTGCGCTGTTCCTATGCCAATTGGTAATTGGGATTTTGAGCAACCTCGGCGGGAGCGTTGCTTCGATTATTTTAGTGCTGAACAACGCAATCTTTCTGGGCGTGTTAGCGGCCTTTTTCTATTCGGTGGTCCAGTCTTTTCGAGGGCAGTATGCCGAGATCCCGACCATTTCTGAAGCGGTCTATATGCAGGTGCGTTAA